The nucleotide sequence CCCCCGCTGACCTTGGTCGACCACACCGACGCCAAGGGCCGCCGCCTCCGTCCGTGCGCCGGAACCCTAGCACCATGCTCGCTCCTTTCTTCCCCGGCTCCATCTCTGAGGTTTGAAACTGTATGTGATTTCTCCCTTCTGTGTCCATTTCTGAGCAATGTCTATTTCTACACGTGGAACTGTGATGAATTGGAACTGCCTGTGATGAATTTGAACTGCTGCCTGTGATGAATGGCATATGTGATGCCCTTACTACCTATGATGCCTAACTTCAATAGTAATCTGAGCAATGCCACTGCCTATATGCTGCCTGTGATGATTTTTTCAACTTGCAGCTACCTGTGATGCTTTTTTTGACTGAGCATAATGCCTGGATGAATTGGGATGGAATTGGGATGAATTTTGATAAATTGGGATGGATTTGGGATCTATTTTTTGACATTGTCTTATCTGTGATAACCAAGGCCTAGCTCATcaacgaggaaaggtgggagacagggaggtttcatctctggatTTGGGATTTGGAATTGGGatgaagttcatgataaccaaggcccagctcgtcgacgaggaaaggtgggagacaaggaggtttcatctctggtacatggaagcggcaaaagctggcctgtatggttttctagtcaaggttgtggcagagtacttccacttgcccagcaacgatgtagaactccccgtggacttccacgacatgtacagactactacgggaacaaaaccttgacatcgcccaagtcaccttgttctctatgtatgtaagtgatgaattgagagtttcacatatcacctgtctttgaatcggtcaagactacttatatatgccacgatggcttgtccttgcaggttgatggcctatatatccaaggaactaaaacttgatgttatctatctatctccaatgcatattgctcaaagaatcatcattggttaccacctagatgacaatcatccaaccatgaaagacttgaccaagcgatagagagaggcgcacaggaagaaactgatggacaatgagaagttgaacatttcaaggtacatactaggagcaatgaagaagatcaggggaaatgggtgtatcctagctgcctaccactttgggtaagtcgaagacatgcctataGAGATAAgtaggtagctagctagtattattatttctcgtcgtaacctgtattttgtttcaatagcacagccaaggcctcgagggtcactgggttgcatttatcatctaccctcaggatggcagggcctgcgtatttaaTTCGTTGacaatgccaaacttaaaagggtacaagacctttgaagattgcctcagagtgtaagtgactgaactgtcttctcatatgcgttctaatgccctgcctaatactagtacatttcgtatagcgcttataaggagtacgtgaaggatcctgaatgctatgatcgaagaacagagaattttaaggctaagcataagaaccgcatcaaaatcaaacgtaattttccggtaagtatttgaaaggtttaattgtgctttccgttcatatgcgttctaatgcctgtgttataatgcttgtgtatcgatcatgcagtgtaccaaacaaccggtaggatcacaaacctgtggcttctacgcctgtgagttcctgagggtgtgcaagcagtacaacagcagttggagggtgctcaagaatggattgaactggtcgagagacgtgcagagcacccaacactccttcaagcagacaaaggcggacatatgtaagtttgtcttagacaaatgcgtgcttgaagggggcacgttcttcaatgagaacagcccactagcgattttaccggagtacgagaggctgaggaaatggcccacgatgatgcgtccacaggattacaccttagcgcatgtataacgactttaatatgtaaatgtaatgaattaacgatgacaagaacgactaagtgaatgtatatatatgtatattatctcatgtgtaatgcttgcatactttttaagtttaatttgtgaaatctgaatgtgatttgaatttgaatttatatgcctgctatattttttttaattcaggaaataatttatcgagacgggcaaataataaagcccgtcacggctaatgaacataaccgcggcgggccacaaaaGGCAAAAgtataatttaccgaggcggacaaaattattttaccgcggcgggcggtgtaacgtgcccgccgtggtaaaagtatatttaccgcggcgggcacgttacaccgcccgccgcggtaaatcgattaaccgcggcgggcaaagccgcccgccgcggttaagccacgatttaccgtggcctctaggccgcggcggacggctttacCCGCCGCAGgaaaccgaaaacgcccgcctccagtaaagtttgtgtagtagtgagacTCGCTATCAGCATTTGTAAAATGCCATATTAGGTATCCTGTTTTTTCCGGTCGGCAAATTAAGCCAGCGGGCTTCGCTAGCCATACGTCTTGTCCGGCCATTTCTCACGGCCTCGTAGCCTCCTTTTCCCCTCCCTCTGTACCTCCACTCGGCTGACAGAGACAAATAATTTTTGCTGCACCGTTCATCACTCACGTGTGTAACACCCTAGAGTCtaaacggctcagatccactctgcacgctgagcGAACCACACTTACCACCATttcacttacgctttcgtcctcgcttcgcgtaaaaggattaacttAGGGATGGTGGGatagactctagaagccttatatgttggtctatcacacctttaacaatcaaggtgggactaaactctccataatatctcattaacttgcatatgtgctactatgggccaaattctaaactgggccaaatgtcacatacaccccccctcaaaggaaccgacgtcctcgtcagcccaacacacccacaaccgggcaaacgatgaccagaaacgttccctcttagcacacgcGACCGTGCATCCAGTGCCGGCACATGTGCCATGTCATGCACCCCCGCAGGGCCTACACgcgcaatgaaccccatgtccgcGCCCCTGACCCGCACGCGCCCGTGGCCGCgaaggtcggctctgataccatttgtaacgcaccagagtccaaacggctcagatccactctgcacgctgagcaaaccacacctaccaccatcccacttacgctttcgtcctcgcttcgcgtaaaaggattatCCCGGGATGGTGGGatagactctagaagccttatatgttggtctatcacACCTTTAATaatcaaggtgggactaaactctccacaatatctcattaacttgcatatgtgtcactatgggccaaattccaaactgggccggatgtCACAACGTGTCCAATCAAAAGCAATCTAGCGCAGCACAGGTGACCGCTCTATTGCTCGTATCATGCATGTCTTGGCATCTGGCGATGGTGATGAAGAACGCAACACAAATCACTTATCGTGTTATTTTGAAGGATAAAAAGAGCGACGGGTCCGACCAAAATTGATTGAATTAGTGATGACGTGgtcacttttttaaaaaaatagagtCTAATTTCACGAGTATGTTGCAAACCGTATCTATTTTAAGAGTCTATATTATTTTACAAAGCCAGTTTTAGGAGCTAAATTTTCATTATCTCTGGGAATTGCTCTTATAATGAACAGCTGAACATGTTTGGCATGCCGTAAGTCTGGTCGGAAACCAAACGACTGCCCAAGTACTTGCGGTGTGGCCACCTGTGGACGCCGTCCAAGCCCTAACTCTCTCACCCGACGTTAGGATTCTGAACGGAACGGGTGGAACAGTCTTGCAAAGCAAGAAGAACTACTGGGCAGGCACCGCGAACCGCTCGCTCTTTGGGCTGAGATGACAGGTGGGCCTAGCCCACTTAATCCGCGGCCCATCGGTCGCTTCAGTGCTGCCTCTCCACTCCACCACACGCTTCTGGCTTCTCGTCCACCGCTGCCAGCTCTCCTTCCGCAACGGCAAGGCCACACGCTCCTGGCCGCGGCGGTTCGCAACGCAAACCCTAACCGAGCCAACGGAGACGCGCGAGCGGAAGCATCCATGGACGGAGGCCGCAAGAGGGGGAAGGCCGACGGCGCCAAAGGGGCCTCCGCCGGCGGGAAGCGGTCGCGAGGTGAGTGGAGCGGAGCCCGCACTCGCTCTGGTCGCTAACCCCGTTCCTCTCGGGACGTGTTTCCTCGTTTAGCGGCTCAACTTTCGTTGGGTGTTGCGCCTCGGCGCCTCGAGGGTTAGTGGGGTTTGAGCTGTTTGCTATGTCACGGTTTGGGGATTTCGGGGGAAGCTGCCTGGTGCGGTGGTCAGGTTGGATCTGGGGTTGTTGATTGGTGAAACGAGAATCGCCTAGTTCCCCCAAGTTTAGTGAACTCGGCGCGTAATAATTTTTCGTATGTTGCCAATCTTGTATCGTTCGGGTTAGGCATGGGGCTTATTTGTTGCATTTTAGCCTGAAATCATTCATATAGGGCGCGGGTCTTCTCTTTCGATTACAGGGGTTTATGAGTTTTTTTTATTATCGTTGTTGGCTTGCTGTGTCTGCTGCCCAGTCGATAATTTGGCCACAGATACAAGCTCAAAGTCCACACTGTGTTTTAATTAATGCACTATGCTGATGTAGCCAAGGCCTCATTAATGTTCAGTCGATAATTGGGCCACAGATACAAGCTCAAAGTCCACACTGTGTTTTAATTAATGCACTATGCTGATGTAGCCAAGGCCTCATTAATGTTCATTCTTGTATACCGGGATTAGTAAATTAGCAACATATTAACCTGGCCCACATAATTAATTTGATGTAACAGAATCGGAGTCATTTCAAAGTGGTGTAGGAAGCAAATCGAAGCCATGCACCAAATTTTTCAGGTTATAATCGAACTTAAAATGAACTTCACCTGGTAACATTCATTCTACATAGCTGCTTATTTCAATTAAAATTTAGTTGCCTTTGTTGTAAGAATATTTTATTGCTAACAGAATAGTTAAGAAATATTGTGCTACAGGTTCTCCTAATCCAGCTTAAGAATACTggtgttatgaccggcatcccctACAGGCGTCGCAGCCCCGCTAGTGGCTAGGAGGGGAGCCGGCCATCAAGGGGCTATGGCCCATATAATTGTCGCAATTATAGTATTTCTAGAGGGTTATTTTATAATTATCGCTATTAGAGAGACATATAAATATTTGTAAGACTCTATTTGGGAAATTAAGCAGAAACAtattattgtttccggcttcctcagggagccgggagaaaccctagccgggtgaaaccctagccgcctcttCTCTTTCGCGCGCAGCAGTTGCAGTCACGGCGCCCTCGCGCCGTCCTCGCCCACGTCCAGCCGTCTCGCATCCGTACAACCTGCGTAGCGGCTCCGGTAGGGATCCTAGCCCTATCAACCTGGTATCAGTATTGCCTGGTTCGATGACGACTGCTCCTCCGAGTTCCTCCATCCCGGTGACCACTTCGCCGCTGCCCGCTGCGTCGTCGGAGTTGTCGGAGGCGTCCGCCGCCTCTGCCCAGCCCCTGACGCTGGAATCGCTGGGGGCCAAGGTTGATCTGATCGCCAACGCGGTGGTCTCCATGCAGAAggcgtgggccggcctgctccaggcgcctccgccgccgccgtttcCCGCACCACCACTGCCTCCGCCGCCGGTGCCCACGGCACCGATCCCGACTGCGCCACCGACATCCTACCCCTACGACATGCCGTCGACGGGGGCCGGAGTTCCGCTCCATCTGTTGCAATGGCCGGCCTCGCCGTCACCGCTGCCTGACTGGCTGCAGCCGCCCGTGACGGCGTCGGCTCCGCTCTACTCGATGGCCACGTCGCCCACCCCATCACCCTCCACGACGGTCGCGGCGACAGCGGTTTCCACCCTGCCCCCCGCCGGCGGCACTctcttcggggggggggggggacggctCGCTGTTCTTCGGGGCGCCCTCTTCCTCGGGCGGCCAGCAGCAGGGGGGGCTTGACCCGGCCCTTGGTGCTGCCCTCGCGGGCACCAAGGCGGGGCCCAAATTCTACAAATTGGAGTTTCCTACGTACGACGGCTCGGCAGACCCTCTGAATTGGTTGAACCAGTGCGAACAGTTCTTCCGCGGCCAGCAGACGCTAGCATCCGCGCGCACATGGCTCGTGTCCTACCACCTTCGGGGTGCTGCCCAGACATGGTACTACGCCCTGGAGCAGGACGAGGGCATGCCCCCTTGGGAGCGCTTCCGCGAGTTATGCTCGCTCCGCTTCGGGCCTCCTGTTCTGGGCACACGGTTGGCGGAGCTTGCCCGCCTTCCTTTTGGTTCTTCCGTGCAGGATTACTCGGAGCGCTACAATGCCGTCCTGTGCCATGCCCGCAACCTCTCCGCTCGCCAAAAGGCGGAGTTGTACGTGGCCGGGCTGCCGGACCAGCTCCGCAAGCAGGTTCAGCTCCGCGCACCGCCCGACCTCCAGTCCGCCATGTACTTGGCACGGGCGTTCGAGGAATGCGTacctccacctgcaccgcagccTCACGGCGCCCGGCCGCCCCAGCGGTCGACCTGGACTCCGCAGCAGCGGACGCCGAGCGCGGGTCCTACACCTGTGGCCGCCGCTCCTACACCGACCCCGGCGGCGCCCACTTTTCGTCGGCTCTCTCCGGCCGAACAGCAGGAGCGCCGTCGCCAGGGGCTGTGCTTCAACTGTGACGAGCCCTACGTGCGCGGGCACGTGTGCAAGCGCCTCTTCTACCTGGAGGCCGACGACTACATCGTTGAGGCTCCCGTGGAGACGACCGAGGACACCCCTTCCAACGAGTTGGCCGCCCCGGAGATGGCTGCCGCTATCGCCCTTGTGGTCTCCCTTCAGGCTGTTGCAGGTATTCGGGCCGCCAATTCCATGCTGCTGCCCGTCGTCATCAAGGGCGAACGCTTCCTGGCCCTCCTCGACACGGGCTCCACCCATAACTTCGTGTCGGGGGAGACCATGCGCTGCCTGGGGCTCGTTCCTGCGGGTGGGGAGCGTCTGCGGATCACGGTGGCCAATGGCGACCGCATGCCTTGTGAGGGCATCGCGCGCAACGTGCCCATTCGCATCTACGACGAGGACTTCGCCATCACGTGTGTCGGCCTCAACTTGGGCGGATTTGACTTCATCATCGGCTTCGACTTCATCCGCACCTTGGGCCCCATACTATGGGACTGCGAGGCCCTCACCCTGTCGTTTTGGCGCGACGGCCGCCGCGTCACCTGGCAGGGGGTGGCCGGGGCGGCTGCACCCTCTCCAGCCCCCTCGGCACAGCTGCTGCCCGCGGCTGCCTCCGACCCACGGCAGCCGCTGCTGGACGTCCTACTCCAGCAGCACGCCGTCTTCTTCACCGAACCCACGGGCCTTCCGCCGGCGCGATCGTACGACCACCGCATCCACTTGCTGCCGGGCACCGCGCCGGTGGCGGTGCGCCCTTACCGCTACCCCCAGCTACAGAAGGACGAGCTGGAGCGGCAGTGCGTGGCCATGCTCACCCAAGGGATCATCAGGCCGAGCACTTCGCCTTTCTCGGCGCCCGTCTTGCTGGTGCGCAAGGCGGACCAGTCGTGGCGCTTCTGCATTGACTACCGCGCCCTCAACGCCAAGACGTCCAAGGACAAGTTCCCGATTCCGGTGGTCGATGAGCTCCTCGATGAGCTCCATGGAGCTCGCTTTTTCACAAAGCTGGACCTACGCTCTGGGTATCATCAGGTCCGGATGCACCCCaacgacatcgccaagatggcGTTCCGCACTCACCACGGCCACTTCGAGTTTCTGGTGATGCCTTTCGGGCTTTCTAATGCCCCGGCCACTTTCCAGGCCCTGATGAACGATGTGCTTCGCGACTACCTCCGGAGGTTTGTGCTCGTCTTCTTCGATGATATCCTCATCTACAGCTCGTCGTGGGCCGAGCATCTGCAGCACATCAACATCGTCCTCAGAGCCCTGCGGGCGCAACATCTCCACTTGAAGCGCTCCAAGTGCTCGTTTGGGGCGCCATCCGTGGCCTATCTTGGCCATGTCATCGCCGAGGGCGGTGTCGCCATGGACGCCGACAAGGTCGCCGCGGTGGCGGCGTGGCCTCTACCTCGCTCGGGCCGGGGCCTTCGCGGCTTCTTGGGCTTGGCGGGATACTACAGGAAGTTCATCCGCGACTTCGGCATCATCGCGGCCCCGCTCACGCGTCTCTTGCGGCGAGACGCGTTCGTGTGGGACGACGACGGCTTTCGAGGCGCTCAAGCGCGCCTTGACGACGGGGCCCGTGCTTCAGATGCCGGATTTCGACGCGACTTTCGTGGTCGACTGCGATGCATCGGGCGCGGGGTTCGGCGCCGTCCTCCACCAGGGCGCGGGACCCCTCGCCTACTTCAGCAGGCCATTTGCAGCTCGCCACCTCAAGCTCGCCCCCTACGAACGCGAGCTCATCGGCTTGGTGCAAGCTGTGCGCCACTAGCGTCCGTATTTGTGGGGGCGCCCCTTCCTGGTTCGCACTGACCATTACAGTCTCAAATTTTTGCTTGATCAGCGTTTGTCTACCGTCCCATAGCACCAATGGATCAGCAAACTTTTCGGCTTCGACTTCACGGTGGAATACCGCCCGGGCCGCCTCAACACCGTGGCGGACGCTCTGTCACGCCGCGACAGTGAGGCGGTGGCGCCTATACCTTCGCCGGACGCGCTCGGGGCAGCGGTGGCTGTGTCCGGGCCCTCTTTTGCCCTCCtcgacgccatcaggcgcgctaCGGCCGCGGCGCCGGATGGCCAGCGGCTGCTGCAGCAGCTCCAGGCCGGGGAGCTCGCGGAGCCGTAGCGCCTGGACAACAGCCTCCTCCACGGGTCTCGCATCTTCGTGCCGGATCACGGGGACCTCCGCCACCAGGTCCTCCTCCTGgcccatgccgccggccatgagGGGACCCAGAAGACGCTGCACCGCCTCCGTGCCGAGTTGTACATTCCGCGGGACAGGGCACTGGTGTGAGACTTGGTGCGTTCCTGCACCACGTGCCAGCGCAACAAGACGGAGGCGTTGCAGCCAGCGGGACTGCTGCAGCCCCTCGACGTGCCCTCCCAAGTTTGGGCGGACATCTCGATCGACTTCATCGAGGGGCTGCCCAAAGTCGTCGGCAAGTCGGTTATACTCACCGTCGTCGACCGTTTCTCTAAGTATGCGCACTTCATCGCGCTCGGGCACCCCTACACGGCCGCGTCGGTCGCCCGTGCCTTCTTCGACGGCATTGTACGGCTCCACGGGTTTCCACTCTCCATCGTCAGCGACTGGGACCCCGTGTTCACCGGCCACGTGTGGCGGGACCTTTTCCAGATGGCGGGCGTCAAGCTCCGCATGAGCACCGCCTTCCACCCCCAGACGGACGGCCAGTCGGAGGTGGTCAACAAGGTGATTGCCATGTATTTGCGCTGTGTTACAGGTGACCGGCCTCGTGCATGGGTGGATTGGCTGTCTTGGGCGGAGTATTGCTATAATACTTCTTTCCATACCGCCATCCGCGCCACGCCTTTCGAGGTCGTCTACGGCCGACCCCCGCCGCCCATCCTGCCGTACAAGCCGGGGATGGCTCGTACCGAGGCCGCCGACGCCCTACTCCGCAGCCGGGACGAGATGCTCGCTGAGGTCCGTCAGCGGCTCCTTCAAGCCCAGCAGCTCTCCAAACGCTACTACGACGCCAACCACAGGGATGTGGAGTTCGAGGTGGGGTCGTGGGTCTGGCTGCGTCTCCTTCACCGCACCATGCAGCAGTCCCTCGACCCTCGCTCCAAGCGCAAGTTGGGGCCGcgctgggcgggaccgtttcgcgTGCTTGAGCGCATCGGACGCGTCGCCTACCGCCTCCAGCTGCCCGATGGCGCCCGCATCCACGATGTTTTCCATGTGGGCCTCCTGAAGCAGCACCGCGGCGATCCCCCCACTGCCGCCGGCGTCCTGCCACCGGCTTTGGATGGCCGGGTCCTGCCAGGCCCGGAACGCGCCCTGCGCGCTTAGCAGTGCCGGGGTGTTTGGAAGATTTTGATCAAGTGGCGCGGTCTGCCAGAAGATGATGCAACGTGGGAGTCACTCGAGGAGTTCCGCGCCGAGCACCCCgatttccagctcgaggacgagctgtttctgcaggcggggagagatgttatgaccggcatcccctACAGGCGTCGCAGCCCCGCTAGTGGCTAGGAGGGGAGCCGGCCATCAAGGGGCTATGGCCCATATAATTGTCGCAATTATAGTATTTCTAGAGGATTATTTTATAATTATCGCTATTAGAGAGACATATAAATATTTGTAAGACTCTATTTGGGAAATTAAGCAGAAACATATTAGAAACCCTAGCCGggtgaaaccctagccgcctcttCTCTTTCGCGCGCAGCAGTTGCAGTCACGGCGCCCTCGCGCTGTCCTCGCCCACGTCCAGCCGTCTCGCATCCGTACAACCTGCGTAGCGGCTCCGGTAGGGATCCTAGCCCTATCAACTGGAGTAAAATTGGAATGcacatgaacctttggaagatgcAACAGCAGTATAAGACAATAAGGATATTTAACCCTTTTCAGATGAACAATCAGCTGTTGCCATGATGCAGTGCCATTTGCTCAAATTGAGAAAAAGAAGTTTGAGCACATGACTTGGGAACTGCAATCGAACACCCATCTTGAAATTGTGCCACCTATATCCTTCTCCACCTACAAAGTTTTCCTAACATTTGGTTCTGCAGGGATAACTTTACTACCTTGTAGTTTGAAATTATTACTTACATCAGTAGCTGTTCCAATAAATGTTCACTGCCCATATTTATTGTATTTACATTTTTTCTTGTTTAACCATCAGGTATTGCTAAAGTTCAACGTTGGGATCTAGATTCTAGAGCACACGGTAGCAATGTCCTTAAGCCCAACATCTGAAATGTATCTACCCAATATTATTTTCACAGCATGGCAAATGTTCGTGGTTAAGTCATGTTAGATTTTTCTTGAGATTATTCTAATGTCTAATGTCTGTCCATAGTAGTACATCACTATGCTCAGTGATTTACATTTAAGAATGTCGCTAGTTGTCATCATTTGTCATCATtatattcattattcatatgctTCTTCAGTTGCTTATATCCTGATAATATTCTCATCGTGCAGTACCTCTGGTTGTCCCTTTGGTGAGGGCTGCCATTTTCTCCATTACTTCCCTGGTGGCTACCAGGCAGTTTCAGAAATGACCAACTTGGGTGGCACAACAATTGCACCTCCTGGAAGAACGACAATGGATGGGCCCCCTACACCCACCGTGAAGACTCGCTTGTGCAACAAGTACAACACTGCAGAGGGATGCAAATGGGGTGACAAATGCCACTTTGCACATGGTGAAAGGGAGCTTGGCAAGCCTATGTTGATGGACAGCTATATGCCACCCCCCATGGGACCAAGACCCACTGGTCATTTTGCACCTCCACCTATGGCCAACCCGGGCTTGGCCACCCCAGCTAGCTTCGGCGCTTCTGCCACAGCCAAGATCAGTGTTGATGCATCCCTTGCAGGTGGCATCATCGGGAGGGGTGGAGTTCACACAAAACAGATATCTCGAGTCACCGGGGCAAAGCTGGCCATCCGGGACCATGAATCAGACACTAGCTTGAAAAACATTGAGCTTGAGGGCACCTTTGATCAGATCAGGAATGCTAGTGCTATGGTCAGTGAGCTGATTGTCAGCATCAGTGGCAATGCCCCTCGGCAGGCCAAGAACCCAGCTGGCGTAACTCATCGTGGTGGAGGCACAGGAAGCAACTTCAAGACCAAGATGTGTGAGAACTTCGCGAAAGGATCGTGTTCGTTTGGCGACAAGTGTCACTTTGCCCATGGTGGCAATGAGCTGCGCAAGCCTGCTGCTGCCTGAGATCCATGTCCTGTTTCATACCTCGTAGTCATTAGTCAATGTAACTCTAAACTTTGTCTCTGATGATGGATTTGCCGACTTCTTTAGGCCTGTGCTACTGATTTCCTGACTTCAGGGCAACTACTGAATTTGTCTTCCGAATTTCGTCTTGAATGTTCTGCTGTGATCTGTTTAGGTAGTATGGTTCTAGGACTTGTTCAACCAGAGAAGTGTTGATGCTGCTGGTTTGCATAGTATCTGTGTGCCAGAGCTTGTGACTGTTTTGTTATGGTCTGTTCCAATTGTTAAACATAGGCCCTATTTGGCAAAAGAAGCCAGACTGCAGCTTCACTCTAGGAGCCGTCGAAAGCCGGAGACGCCACGATAGGCTGGAGAAGGCACGGTAGGGTGGTATCAGCTTCGATTGTGATGTCGTTTCTCGCGGAGCCCTTTGGTAGGGTTTCACATTTAGCTGCGGAGGAGTTGAAGCTGAAGCCACTGAAGAGATGTTACCGTCCTCGTCGGTAAGGATGGCGCCTAGGAAGCTTGCTGGCCATGGACCATGGTTGAGGATCCGCAGCAGATCAAGGATTCACAAATCAGCCTCAGGCTGCCTCCATATCCATAGAATGATAGAAATGTATGTACCGAAGATTCCAAAACCTCTCTAGACTAGATTTTGCTTATATAGGATGTATCAGCTATAGGCTGTAGCCATGTGTGATGTGTGGGGTTTTGAAAATTGGCCAAGCAGCTGGCTAGATTTTGCAACACAGGAGTACTATGCAGTAATTATACTGACATTGTTTGTGAAAGCTCTGGATCAAAATAGTGACGCGTGTTGTGTACATGGAACTCCTCAATTGAATTGATGTTAGCTTGTCTAAGTATAGAAGAACCGATGTACAATGTCAATTCTATGTAGAATTCTAGCCATATGCTGTTGCACTACCTCACAAGCTAAACAACCAGCTCAAGCTGTTGACGAGCCAAGCCAAGCCAACTGAACTTTTAACTGATGATTTCTTAACAAGCTGACCGAGCCACAACGAGCCATGCTGCGAGTTATTCAGCCCTACAAAAGACCACTGTGTAGCTGAGATGTGACCCGAAGTTCAAACAATGGGAATTAGTTACATTCCCTACTTTCAGAGAAGCACGAGCGGTGCTAAGAGCCTAAGACTGCATGCACAACTGTCCCACAGACCTAGTGTAAGATAAGTTACTCAAGCTAAGGCAATTTTTTACATACTGGCAGGCTGCCTGCCCTACTCGTGCCAAGCAATTGCTAGGTCAATCTTGATCTCTGAAAAGGCGCCTGTGCTTAGATGTTTGGTTCTCCTCAGGAGTTTCCTCAACTACATGATCCTGCACGATCATGCCTCTGTTCCGGGAGAGTTTCCTGATAGGCGTTACTTGTGCACGTGCCTCCGTATTTGGTTGATCATTCTCTTCATTGCAAAGAGCGCTCTGGGAA is from Miscanthus floridulus cultivar M001 chromosome 7, ASM1932011v1, whole genome shotgun sequence and encodes:
- the LOC136466783 gene encoding zinc finger CCCH domain-containing protein 14-like, which translates into the protein MDGGRKRGKADGAKGASAGGKRSRESESFQSGVGSKSKPCTKFFSTSGCPFGEGCHFLHYFPGGYQAVSEMTNLGGTTIAPPGRTTMDGPPTPTVKTRLCNKYNTAEGCKWGDKCHFAHGERELGKPMLMDSYMPPPMGPRPTGHFAPPPMANPGLATPASFGASATAKISVDASLAGGIIGRGGVHTKQISRVTGAKLAIRDHESDTSLKNIELEGTFDQIRNASAMVSELIVSISGNAPRQAKNPAGVTHRGGGTGSNFKTKMCENFAKGSCSFGDKCHFAHGGNELRKPAAA